A single window of Pyrus communis chromosome 10, drPyrComm1.1, whole genome shotgun sequence DNA harbors:
- the LOC137747474 gene encoding uncharacterized protein, whose protein sequence is MEVEPSPPVVAKKLWNLVRIAFFMLRKSLSKSKLIVDLHLMLKRGKLAGKAIANNLMLHHTSAFSCRSNEALSFITPREYEFSCSNSPAVHNLFHFNKRNKHHHHYFPKATSAYQYDDVSTMSAVQKVLEMLNNEIAVEASPLVTLPGFGKSPMVRQLRITDSPFPLKDEGDSQVDKEAEEFIKRFYKDLKLQKRSAALESPSYHAMRGR, encoded by the coding sequence ATGGAAGTAGAACCAAGCCCGCCGGTTGTGGCAAAGAAATTGTGGAACTTAGTACGCATAGCGTTCTTCATGTTGCGCAAAAGCTTATCGAAGAGCAAGCTTATTGTCGACCTCCATTTGATGCTCAAACGTGGCAAGCTAGCAGGCAAGGCAATAGCCAACAACCTCATGCTCCACCACACCTCCGCCTTCAGCTGCCGCTCAAACGAGGCCCTATCCTTCATCACTCCCCGAGAGTACGAGTTCAGCTGCAGCAACAGCCCCGCCGTTCACAACCTTTTTCATTTCAACAAGCGCAAcaaacaccaccaccactattTTCCCAAAGCAACCAGTGCATACCAATACGACGACGTTAGCACTATGAGTGCGGTTCAGAAGGTGCTTGAGATGTTGAACAATGAGATTGCAGTGGAGGCCTCGCCGCTTGTGACATTACCAGGGTTTGGGAAGAGCCCTATGGTGAGGCAGCTGAGGATAACGGACTCGCCGTTTCCGTTAAAGGACGAAGGTGATAGCCAGGTGGACAAGGAAGCTGAGGAGTTTATCAAGAGGTTTTACAAGGATCTCAAGTTGCAGAAACGATCGGCTGCCCTTGAATCTCCATCATACCATGCCATGCGTGGTCGATGA